The Arachis ipaensis cultivar K30076 chromosome B03, Araip1.1, whole genome shotgun sequence region GAAAACAAAACATTGGGTACCCTGTTTTAAGCCTCTCAGTGTTGGTAAAATCACTAAAAGAAGCCATTACCAAGTTCTGAAATAAGCTATCTCGTGAAGTTGAACGCCATCTGATGTAATACACTCTATAAGCTCCTATATGCAATGTTCTGAAGAAGTATTGCTGCAAGGTTCCTCAATGGCAACATAACCTGCTGGGAACAATCTCTTGCACCTTCCCTCTTCATCTTATTAATTCAATTGGTATTGGTATATCAAAATCACAACAACAATGTCATTGAATGGCCATTGTTTCAGCAGACATGGCCATTTCTAAAATTGAGCTGCTTTCCCCATCTGCAGCCTCCATGCGACACGATCTACAACTGAAGTAGAAAACTACACTCATCATGGAATCTATAAGCACCATGAACGAGTACATCACTACCAAGAGTGGCCCTTCCCACAATCTTGAAGATCCATCACCATAGCTCAGTGTCTTCACCCTATGCTCAAACAATCCTTCCACAAAAGCCATTCCCATTGTCGATCCGAGAAATATGAGCAGACCAACCTGAGTTTGTCCCTTAATCAACATATTTGACCGCATCATTGCCTGCGCACCCGAAACATCCTCCAACACAGATATAACAATTGCAATGTCACAAATTATAATGGCATTGGCAAATACAACAGAGAAAACGAGCCCCACCATCACAGCAGCATACACCATAACATCCGGCGAGAATCCAAGAACAGACAATGCGGAACAGAGCGCAACAAGGAAAACACAGAACAATGTGATGCAACCAACTATAACTGTACAAGACCACATGTAAGTGGAAACGATCTTCCTCCAGAACTTAGCAATGATCATACAAAATTTTGAAGCATCACACTTCTTCCTGGAGTAAGTACAATCTACAGAGTACACCACAGCAGCTTTAGAACACAACACCAATGTGGGATATAGGGGGAAGCTAACAGCTGATGAAATCGCCATCTCCGCGAAACGGTGGCAAGACTGTTTGATTAAAGGCCTCAATGGGAGGCCACTGGTTTTTGCAACAAGCATAAGCCTAATGCTAAGGCTCTTGACAATGGACTCATCAACTAACACATTTGAAAGTATAACTGCAGAAACAGGGCAAATTAGAACAACAGTGATTGCcatgaaaccccaagaattgAACCTGAGGATCCTCACGGTTTCTCTGAGGAtatccaatgcattcattgattggACTTGGCTATTCAAATTGAAATCAACATGCTCATGGACACGATGAGAGAGTTCCTGTAGCTGCAAATTGGTTGTTTCCTCAGATCCCTCTTTCTTCGAAATCCCCCTTGGAGAACAACCTCCACTTGAAATCTCCATTTTTTAGTGCTAAAACgag contains the following coding sequences:
- the LOC107631847 gene encoding uncharacterized protein LOC107631847; this translates as MEISSGGCSPRGISKKEGSEETTNLQLQELSHRVHEHVDFNLNSQVQSMNALDILRETVRILRFNSWGFMAITVVLICPVSAVILSNVLVDESIVKSLSIRLMLVAKTSGLPLRPLIKQSCHRFAEMAISSAVSFPLYPTLVLCSKAAVVYSVDCTYSRKKCDASKFCMIIAKFWRKIVSTYMWSCTVIVGCITLFCVFLVALCSALSVLGFSPDVMVYAAVMVGLVFSVVFANAIIICDIAIVISVLEDVSGAQAMMRSNMLIKGQTQVGLLIFLGSTMGMAFVEGLFEHRVKTLSYGDGSSRLWEGPLLVVMYSFMVLIDSMMSVVFYFSCRSCRMEAADGESSSILEMAMSAETMAIQ